One genomic segment of Impatiens glandulifera chromosome 6, dImpGla2.1, whole genome shotgun sequence includes these proteins:
- the LOC124943987 gene encoding pentatricopeptide repeat-containing protein At3g18020, with amino-acid sequence MRRSKSISPFHFHEIPINRITSKWVSSLSSNLNPQQTQHHVEESPNNQEPLDPEPDVTNRSYWTKKIHRLCSVERNVDEALLLLAHLTFRGYRPDSLNLSSIIHALCHSNRFAEAHHRLSLSIASGFIPDERTCNVLIARLLNGRNPDQTLEIFRGLIKVKPDYVPSLVNYNRLMDLICSFNRPSEAHQLMYDMKNRGHSPSVVSYTVLINGYCRAGQVSDAHKMFDEMFESGVTPNALTYSILIRGILRQRDFERGKELIVKLWKVMVDSKEDPSGNNAAFANIIDSLCHEGLFHELFKIAEDMPQGKTVPEEFAYGQMIDSLTRSGRHNGAARIVYIMSKKGFTPSLVSYNSIVHGLCKENHHTRAYQLLEEGIRFGYTPSEFTYKVLVDGLCREFDHCKGWEVLQIMLKEGRTNKTRIYNIYLRALVQMNNPTELLNVLVLMLQTDCKPDLITLNTVINGFCRMRKIDEALKIFEDMLNGKFHDQPNAVTFTSIISGLIDHERTEEALHLFNITMSEKGIIPTVVTYNAVLRNLFRKCQSDEAMVFFNQMILNKGVVPDCITYTILIDGLSDSNQIDEAKKLWQDVIWPTKVHDGYVYAAVVKGLCRFGRLNEACDFLYELVDCGIVPCIVSYNIVIDCACKLGLKDEAYRILGELRRNGLSPDAVTWRILEKLRSKTMIKQTVLDDSVMSVESG; translated from the coding sequence ATGCGAAGATCAAAGTCCATCTCCCCATTCCATTTCCATGAAATTCCAATCAACCGCATAACATCCAAATGGGTTTCATCACTCTCATCCAATCTCAATCCACAGCAAACACAGCATCATGTAGAAGAATCTCCAAACAATCAAGAACCACTAGACCCAGAGCCAGATGTTACAAACAGATCTTACTGGACAAAGAAGATTCACAGGCTTTGCTCTGTCGAAAGGAATGTGGACGAAGCTCTCCTTCTCCTTGCACATCTCACCTTTCGTGGCTACCGTCCTGATTCTCTCAATCTTAGCAGCATTATTCACGCTCTCTGTCATTCAAACCGCTTTGCCGAAGCTCATCACCGTCTTTCTCTTTCAATTGCCTCTGGTTTCATCCCCGATGAAAGAACCTGCAATGTTCTAATTGCTCGATTGCTTAACGGGCGTAACCCAGATCAGACATTGGAAATTTTCCGCGGGTTGATTAAGGTAAAGCCAGATTATGTACCTTCATTGGTAAATTATAATCGTTTAATGGATTTGATATGCTCGTTTAATCGACCAAGTGAGGCGCATCAATTGATGTATGATATGAAGAACAGAGGACATAGTCCTAGTGTTGTTTCCTACACAGTTTTGATCAATGGTTATTGCAGAGCTGGGCAAGTATCTGATGCACATAAGATGTTCGATGAAATGTTTGAGAGTGGTGTTACGCCAAATGCACTAACATATAGCATATTGATTAGAGGGATTCTCAGGCAACGTGATTTCGAAAGAGGAAAGGAGCTAATTGTTAAACTCTGGAAGGTAATGGTTGATTCGAAAGAGGACCCATCTGGAAATAATGCTGCTTTTGCTAATATTATAGACTCTTTATGCCATGAAGGCCTTTTCCATGAATTATTCAAGATTGCAGAAGATATGCCTCAAGGAAAGACAGTCCCTGAGGAATTCGCCTATGGACAAATGATCGATTCTCTAACCAGATCCGGAAGGCACAATGGGGCTGCCAGGATAGTCTATATTATGAGCAAGAAAGGGTTCACTCCAAGCTTAGTATCGTACAATTCGATCGTTCATGGCCTCTGCAAAGAGAATCATCATACGAGAGCTTACCAATTGTTGGAAGAAGGAATCCGATTCGGTTACACACCATCAGAATTCACTTACAAGGTTTTGGTTGATGGACTTTGTCGAGAATTCGATCATTGCAAGGGTTGGGAAGTTCTCCAAATCATGCTCAAGGAAGGAAGAACGAATAAAACTAGAATATACAATATCTATTTGAGAGCACTTGTGCAGATGAATAACCCGACAGAGCTTCTAAATGTGCTCGTTTTAATGCTTCAGACGGATTGCAAACCGGATTTGATCACCCTTAACACTGTTATTAACGGGTTTTGCAGGATGAGGAAAATCGACGAAGCTTTGAAGATCTTCGAAGATATGTTGAATGGAAAGTTTCATGATCAGCCTAATGCTGTAACGTTCACTAGCATTATAAGTGGGTTAATTGATCACGAAAGAACTGAAGAAGCTCTTCATCTATTCAATATAACCATGTCTGAAAAAGGTATAATCCCTACTGTTGTAACATATAATGCTGTTCTTCGCAATCTGTTTAGGAAATGTCAATCAGATGAAGCAATGGttttttttaaccaaatgaTATTGAATAAGGGTGTTGTTCCTGATTGCATTACCTACACAATTTTAATCGACGGGTTATCTGATTCTAACCAAATTGACGAAGCTAAGAAACTGTGGCAAGATGTTATATGGCCTACGAAGGTTCACGATGGTTATGTATATGCTGCTGTTGTTAAAGGGCTTTGTCGGTTTGGAAGATTGAATGAGGCTTGTGATTTCTTGTATGAATTGGTGGATTGTGGGATTGTTCCGTGTATTGTGAGttataatattgtgattgaTTGTGCTTGTAAGTTGGGGTTGAAGGATGAGGCTTATAGGATTTTGGGTGAGTTGAGAAGAAACGGGCTTAGTCCAGATGCGGTTACGTGGAGGATTCTTGAGAAGTTAAGGTCCAAAACGATGATAAAACAAACTGTGCTCGATGATTCTGTTATGTCCGTCGAAAGTGGTTGA